The sequence below is a genomic window from Budorcas taxicolor isolate Tak-1 chromosome 4, Takin1.1, whole genome shotgun sequence.
TTACTTAGCAAAGCACATAATCACTACACTGAagcagataaaaacaaaaatttcatcaTTCAAACTAGTAGCAGATCTAAGATAAGCTATTAATTTTTCAATGCACCAACTATACAAGGTGAGTATTGGCCGATACAAATGCACATGCCTCTGCACTGCAATTAGAGtatcaaccactggactgccagggaagtcccatagttCACTCATTTTTATCAATACATATTAACTTAAAAGTGCCCATACTACTATTATCATCTAATTCAGAACAGAAATTGTAAGTTACAACATTACCTGTACCGGTAATCATAGTCTTCATATCTGTCGTACCCACGATCATATCCTCGATCATAGTAAGAATCTCGACGTCtgccacctcccccacctccaccaccgccgccaccgccaccaccaccactgctgtAGAAAAAGGTGCAAATTCCACATCAACAGGAATGATTATTTGCTATCATTTAATACAAACAGATGcttaaataaaatggaagaagCTAAGAGAGAAACAATAACCCTTTCATGCCAGTTACTTCAATGTCTTACTTTGTTGACTCCTATGGTATTCTGCTTGATATTTATTATACTGAAGTCCAGCACTAAAGGTTAAGGTCTGGTGTTCAAACATCTATCAGTGAATTTAAATTGTAAACCCTCTTTTCCTTGTTGTTTTCCTAACTCTTAATCATATGGACATTATTTTCACTTTAGTTTTCAGTGGGCTCTCCTTGTCAAATCCTTTTTTCTCCCAAGAGGCTTCACATTAAATGAAAGCCTATATTCCttctttcactctctgcttttaatatattaaaaaactttTTCCTACACACAGAGGCTTCCAAGGTCACATAAATAGAACGAGAAGTATTTAAAAGCatacttttaataatttaatacatttttaatacatacatttaataatttttctattgTATACAAGAAAAGAGCTAGGAATGCACTTCAACTAGTTTTAATGTCCCCTTGctcaaatatacatataaaaaattaaagtgattcaaataatatatatatatacacacacacacacattaaataaCTTTCAATTCTAATTACAAGGgaaaaaagttttatcttttgATTAACCAAAGATGTATACACATTTCTGGTGGCTTTCTGACTCTTAAAATTCAGCTTAGGAAACTCAAAATCTTACTGAGTTGGTCTGCCCATGTATATGCCTGGTGTTGGTGTGTGTGCTCTCTTGGTGATAGAATAATCCACCCGAATTCTTCTACCATCCAGTTCCATTCCATTTGCCCTTTCCATAGCCTATAAAAGAGAACAGGCACAGAAAGTCATGCATAATTTACCAAGGGGaaactttcaaaactgaaaatttggtaaacatttctttcaaGTAAAAACAGCAAGGACTTGACATCTTAATTCCTGCTATATGCCTGTCAATAATAATGAATTTTCAATGTACACAAGAACACTTCCGCAGGCTTGTGTTAAAAGTTACAAAGAAGCAACCACAGAACCTGCAGAATTCTGAGGCTTCAGAATCTAGCTTCAGTCTGAGCAGTTCAAAGCAGAAAGTGCTTTTCAGTGAACAGGTCTAAACTAGTCAAGCCATTCCTTAAATAACATACTGCCACCTAGTGAGCTTCAAATACAAAGGAACTTTCTCATCTGCCACCAAGATTATACCTGTGCTCATATTCCCTATCATTCTGCCCTTTGGTACTAGTACTAATAAAAGCATTAATAAATCAACcactttaacattttaagaagCATTTTGAAACTAAGTGAAGCTGTCATTTCCATTTTACCTCACTCAGAAATAAACCTAAGGAGCAGGGGTGTCAAAAGGCAGGGCAAACAAGCTTCATATTTACACAAATTTTAACTGTGATATTGTCTGCACTTTTACTTCAGGTCAGATATCCTGGTATTTCTAAATTTACACCTTTATCCTTTATTgagaacaggaaaaaacaaaacacaaatatgCAACAATAAAAAACCACTAGTGTCTATCAGTATATGTCTATCATATAAATGCCTTCAACTGAGAGCATTATTTTGTTAGACTTATCCAGGTTTTTCAACGACACTACCACTGACATTTGGCAGTGGTTAATTCTGTGTTGTCGGTGGctatcctgtgcattgtaggatgtttaatATCACCCTGCTTTACAAACAACAGATGTCAACAGCATCTATTACTGTTGAAAGATATGCTTTTAATATGACTATTTATACTATAACCAAACACTATTGATACAAAAAGCAATTATGACCTACACCCAACTACTGTCACatataaaatggtacaaaaaAGACAAGCCAGTAACCTTCTGTTCTTTAACAAATGAGCTTCAAAAATTCCTTAAAATGGAATTTTCAATTCAATCACCATGAACTTTTGAAGGCAAGCCTACTGCTTCCCCTACAATCCATTACCTAGTACATTACAACAACACTATTTAAAATCTCTGACATTGACTGGGATCATTCTGTTAGGCATATTAAGGGcactaaacaaaaatgaaaaggtatCAACTCTTTCCATTATAGAACAGAATGACAGATGaatattaaaagaatagaaaaacagagCTCTGCATAGACAGGGAGATAATcagacaaaaaaattaaacattgatTAAACctaaacacaattttttaaaagtcaatgtaATCATTTGCTTAGAGCACGAATAAGGCTTTTTCAAAAGAGAACAGTTATATACACTTCATCTTTTCCATGTAACTCATAAACTACTTCACAAGGCCAGATTTTAATCAGGATATGCCTATACGCATTTTAGCTGGAAAGTGAAACTGAACATTCCAATTTTAACACTAACAGGCAGAGTTTAAACTATGTCAGAGAATTAAAGAGCACATAATGTTTATGGAACTGGAAATTTATTAATCAACTTTCAAAAGTTAACTCAATACTAAATAACGCACATCAGAAATTTTTCAAAGTgtcaaaaataattacaaaaaattaCCTCCTTTGAGTCATCTATTCTCTcgaaataaacaaaagcaaatccCCGTGACCGTCCAGTTCGCTGGTCATAAACCACATTGACACCACTCAACGGTCCATATCGAGAAAATACTTCTCGAAGATCTCTCTCTGTTGTGTACAAACTGAGGCCAAACACTCCTAGACAAGTATTGGGATCAGGATTTGCCTGTTGAATAAAGATGTTATTTAAgctctaaataaaaaaaaaaaaaaaacacaacaaacatcAGAAATACTTCTGCTTAGGGCACTTTACTCAATACACAAAATCACTTGGAAACAagagtttaaaaggaaaaaaccagATGAGCTATATTTTACAGTTCATAGTACACTCAAGCCTTCTCTAGAATATACTTCAGGTTATAGACTGAATAAAAACGTCCCTAATTCACTAGTCCAGCAATTTTCAGAATACTAAGAATTTATCTTTAATGTCTATTTCTAGTTTATTCAAATGTTTTATATCCCCTATAGATCTGTACTCAACCTGACTTCATCTGCAATTGCTAATTAGACTCCCCTCTTCTATTTTCACTCTTTAGCAAGGGTATTCTTTCCAGATTTGAAAAATTAATGTGCTGATTTCAAAACACCATTAAATAATAGCAGACTCCATCACCGTTAAATAGAATCAAACCTCAACGTCACATATCCAAGACTCAATAATAAGGTAACCTGTCTCACGGAAAGGTTAACTGCGTTATTAATGCACTGAGGAACTTTGCATATTGCTCAATATAAGTGTTAGCTTGGTATTTCCTTGCTACCCTCTTCCCATGGTGAAACTTTTAATCTCAATATTTTCAAGTTAGCTTTTTATTTCAATTCTTGCAACatgttttcccccaaatttcttttaatgattcaaaagtcaagaaaagaaaatatacttgAATGAATATAAACAATATTCATATAGCAAAGGATGTTTCTGGAGTACCACTTTTAAACAGTGCTCTAGCTCTTACAAAAGCAAGATTTTATACTATGACTAAAGACACAGGAAACACATAAAAGGTTTTCATTAACTTAAAAAACCATATACCCTGCTGCCTGTATGTCTTCTCCGGTTAGACATTGGAGAATGACTTCGGCTCCTTCGACGTCGGTATTCTGGTGTATATGACCTACTTCGAGATCGTCTCCTATGAGAGTGAGAATGGGATCTGGATCGACTGTAACGTCTATGAGAATGCCTCCTTGACCTCGACCTTTGAGAGAAATAAATTTAGGTAAAAATACTGAAACAAAATGGCTAACGCtgttagaaataaaaaacaaatggacACCAGCTGAAGGCTCTCTGGACAAAACCAGATTAGTCATTAATTTAATCATCAAATACTTGAGACACTGCCTGCTCACCATTATAAGCTGCTTTGTATTAATAACATACCACTGAGCCTCATTCCATGTTTGGTTTGAGCGCTCCCTATTTGTAAACTGTCTTTTTTGGTATGTGCACAgtaaatttttacaaattttgttAGTGATTCACCCACTTTACTTTAGCTTTCTGAACTTTTGACAATTCCGAGgacctatacatatatccctgcTTGTTTTCAGCTTGCTTATCCTTTTAGAGGAAAAAGTATTCTTCCTCTTATAGACTACATCTCCTTTTTTCTAGTTAACTCTTTTCACCTTACCTTACAAACATGTTAAGGCTCCaccttctttaaaaagaaagatatcaaCTAGCactagaaagaaaattatttaatactctacaacatggataaaccttgaggacattatggcaagtgaaataaaccagttataagaagacaaatactgttattTCACTTAGATGAGATACTTAAGAGTAGTCAAAATCAtatagacagaaagaaagatggtGGTTTGTCAGTGGCTGGAAGGGGAGGAGAATAAGAGTCCTTGTTTAACTcacagtttcagttttacaagataaaAAGAATTATGGAGATGGATGGCTGTGATGAATGTACAGCAATATGAATGCATTTAATACCATactcttaaaatggaaaaaaaaaaagacataaacaaaCCACCAACCAACTACCATCACAATAAAATTGTTTGAGTCTTATTACCTTTTCAGTATAGTCCTATATTCCCTTCATGGTTAAGTATCATTTCCTCTCCAGTCTTTCCTTAGCCTGCTGCAATCTAGCACCTGCTAAATTAACTCATCACAACCTAAACTGCCCCCCTAATCTAACAGTCCTCATGTTTAatggtcttcattttttcaaACCTTCTACAGTATCTCACCAATTTTTCTACTGCTGATTCCCTAGTTCATCTATTGTTTGATTATTTCCAATTACTcacattcttttcattgcaaagaAAATGGAATTTCTTATTACTATTCATCTGATCCATCCTTAAATACCCAGACTAGTAGTGATGACAGTCATACAAAATAACTTCTAtgaggcattcaataaatattataaatgctAAGGGCCGgaaaatttaaacaataaagCTGGGAGATTTTACTAGGTAGGCAGGGGAAAAGTGTTCTAGGAATACCAAGAGCAAAGGTTCCTTGGCAAACAGTTCCAAGTTGGAATGAAAACAATAACATGAATGGCCTACTatccaaaataaattaatcatgGGGAGGTGGGGTAGAACAAGAAAACACTTGTATCCATATAGGAACACTGAACAGGGTTTTCTATTTTCCTTAGCATTAATTTAtagtttcaatttaaaaaataaaaaatattaataaaactagtTGTTACATAAAATACCAACTGTTACATTTAAATGTGTTGGTCGTAggtatggagggctgactgtactatgccattttacataagggacttgagcctctgagaggggcttcccaggtggtgctagtggtgaagaacacacgcaggagactcaagagacaagggttcactccctgggtctggaagctcccttggaggaggaaatggcaacccacttcagtattcttgcctggagaatcccacagacagaggagcctggtgggctacagtccatagggttgactagagtcagacatgactgaaatgatttagcatgcACCCACGAGCATCTAAGAATCTGGCATCCACAGGAGAACCAATCCTGCCCCTTGCCAACAGATACTGAAGGAAGACTAAAGCAATGAAAAGTGACATGAGTGCCTATCCTTTCTCTAAGTCAGACAGTGATaaatatcatgaaaaaaaaaaaaaaagagtaagggaATAGTGTGTGTGCACTGGTATTTAATGTTCTCCAGTGGTACAGGAGCATAAAACTGAATCAAGTGATGATTTGAGAATATCATGAGGGAAGAATACTCTAGGCTGAGAGTAGCAACCACAAAAGTCCTAAAATGAAATTATGCTCACTTCTGTTTCCACACCCGAACTCTATGGAGCACAATTCTGCACATGTGGATTCAGTTAAATATGTAGAGTGGTTAGCAAATCAAGCGCTAGGCTGGATCCTGGatacaagagagaaaaagaactaaCTGTAGACTACAAGAAAAGTACAGCCTTCGATTCTTATTTCATGTCCCCCTGCAAGCATACACTATTCAGAGACATAAACTATGTCTTTTAATCAAGAAATTACAATGacttatcaaaataaaaataactgtcCAGATTGCTTTTAACTGTTCCTCCCACCACTCCACAACAGTACACCTGAGATCTCTGAAACAGTGAACCCTGCAATGGCTCACTAGTCTTTGTTGTAATCAGGGGAAGCGGCTGAACTCTGAATCACTCTAGCGCCACTTTCCAACAATTTATCTGATCA
It includes:
- the TRA2A gene encoding transformer-2 protein homolog alpha; protein product: MSDVEENNFEGRESRSQSKSPTGTPARVKSESRSGSRSPSRVSKHSESHSRSRSKSRSRSRRHSHRRYSRSRSHSHSHRRRSRSRSYTPEYRRRRSRSHSPMSNRRRHTGSRANPDPNTCLGVFGLSLYTTERDLREVFSRYGPLSGVNVVYDQRTGRSRGFAFVYFERIDDSKEAMERANGMELDGRRIRVDYSITKRAHTPTPGIYMGRPTHSGGGGGGGGGGGGGGGRRRDSYYDRGYDRGYDRYEDYDYRYRRRSPSPYYSRYRSRSRSRSYSPRRY